A single window of Uloborus diversus isolate 005 chromosome 5, Udiv.v.3.1, whole genome shotgun sequence DNA harbors:
- the LOC129223233 gene encoding uncharacterized protein LOC129223233, with translation MTTGTSPMATGTSPQICIKYVNESCLVPGCFSSTIRTPDKRFLTVPRRQDMRSVWCKAMGRVKMGSALTKLYICEDHFDIQNDCVNIIQHNLTGCRLKLKDGVVPHKFECQELANCLEERRVREIKEAKQVIINTPSPNRIRRMKSPAIDMEENGIIQPNEENKLPFKRFAPYFFLKDCNVLATTLRVICTLCPPVRMLTTCRGSSSNLLRHLRKFHPEIIPKLPPAWSWRKNQTSTPYTPIQERMITTGQGNNSIGLGNDSPETSMAVSSILSESSIIQPTELMRVDDFSTSFRLEQLVANFIINGLHPVQLVERCEFQNLITGLKPGAVIMDKVRLGTIISDNANSVRQQLRSILSDISHVCLSTDGWRVFDKYFLGVSVHWIDPSTFERRSAVLCCRRLCGPHSLPDILLLLSELEREFCIEGKVVQVTTDNGLNFTKPCRIFGSDAKDEEEIEIPERDYEYVELYPIINGGRHTVSTQNMPPFERCMVHTMDLVASEDTRQAEEDPLYRDAMREALFRCQNLWRAQGCSLENAEFVKANLGAPLEEPKENTWRSQYRALKHLRALFAEKMGALDKICDTFNIPKFREVDKVFVDEYCKVLRPVAAAMDTLLAESNAFTGVFLPVIHALSRRLTHFRDQASNQDLLVVCYPLLEAVIDSLSKRFESLMFRKDLVLAAVLHPEFQLNWLKDAEKESLATECLKEAVRECYEEGNPSENSDDEDEDDLFDFKRPAQKGAKEGKWHAEVEQYLSFSTGQMKTLNSYPLIKSLFLQYNTPLPATANTEKAFTSSGDIFTLRSGVLNDPYFEDMVIVKMGIS, from the exons ATGACTACTGGCACTTCACCGATGGCTACTGGTACTTCACCGCAAATATGCATTAAGTACGTCAATGAATCCTGCTTGGTGCCGGGTTGCTTTTCATCAACAATTCGAACACCTGACAAAAGATTCCTAACTGTACCGAGAAGACAAGACATGAGATCAGTATGGTGCAAAGCTATGGGTCGCGTGAAAATGGGCTCTGCTTTGACCAAACTCTACATCTGCGAAGATCATTTTGAT ATCCAAAACGATTGTGTCAATATAATTCAGCATAATTTAACTGGTTGCCGATTGAAGCTAAAAGATGGCGTTGTGCCTCACAAATTTGAGTGCCAGGAGCTGGCCAATTGCCTTGAAGAACGTCGTGTACGTGAAATAAAAGAGGCAAAACAAGTGATAATCAACACTCCCAGTCCTAACAGAATCAGACGAATGAAATCTCCGGCGATTGACATGGAA GAGAATGGTATTATACAGCCTAATGAGGAAAACAAACTTCCTTTCAAAAGATTCGCCCCATACTTCTTTTTGAAAGACTGTAATGTCCTTGCCACCACGCTGAGGGTGATATGTACTTTGTGCCCACCAGTAAGAATGTTGACGACATGCAGAGGGTCTTCATCCAATTTGTTGAGGCACCTCCGG AAATTTCACCCGGAAATAATACCTAAGCTGCCACCAGCATGGAGTTGGCGGAAAAATCAAACTTCGACACCCTACACTCCCATTCAAGAGAGGATGATTACAACCGGGCAAGGGAACAACTCCATCGGGCTGGGGAACGACTCCCCCGAAACCAGCATGGCTGTCAGCTCCATCCTTTCGGAATCCAGCATCATTCAGCCTACGGAGCTGATGAGGGTGGATGATTTCTCCACAAGTTTCCGATTGGAGCAACTGGTAGCCAATTTCATCATCAACGGGCTGCATCCAGTACAGCTCGTAGAGCGCTGCGAGTTTCAGAACTTGATCACAGGCCTGAAGCCGGGAGCGGTCATCATGGACAAGGTTCGTCTGGGAACCATCATCTCCGACAATGCAAACAGCGTGAGGCAACAGCTGAGGAGCATATTGTCAGACATTTCTCACGTGTGCCTCTCGACAGATGGTTGGAGAGTTTTTGACAA GTACTTCCTTGGGGTATCGGTGCATTGGATCGATCCATCTACCTTTGAAAGACGATCAGCCGTCTTGTGCTGTCGAAGGTTATGTGGACCCCATTCCTTGCCTGATATCTTGCTGCTGCTCTCTGAGCTCGAACGTGAATTTTGTATTGAAGGCAAAGTCGTCCAGGTAACGACTGACAACGGCTTGAACTTCACCAAGCCTTGCCG CATTTTTGGAAGTGATGCGAAAGACGAAGAAGAGATTGAAATTCCCGAGAGGGACTACGAATACGTGGAGCTCTACCCCATCATCAATGGCGGACGGCATACAGTGTCGACTCAGAACATGCCACCGTTTGAAAGGTGTATGGTACACACCATGGACCTGGTGGCCTCTGAGGACACTCGACAGGCCGAAGAAGACCCACTCTATAGAGACGCTATGAGGGAAGCTCTCTTCCGGTGCCAGAATCTGTGGCGAGCGCAGGGTTGCAGTTTAGAAAATGCTGAGTTTGTGAAAGCAAATTTAGGTGCGCCCCTGGAAGAACCGAAAGAGAATACCTGGCGGTCGCAGTACCGCGCGCTCAAACATCTGAGGGCTTTGTTTGCCGAAAAAATGGGCGCACTGGACAAAATCTGTGATACGTTTAATATTCCTAAATTCCGAGAGGTGGATAAAGTTTTCGTCGACGAGTACTGCAAG GTTTTGAGGCCAGTAGCTGCTGCAATGGATACACTACTCGCCGAAAGCAATGCTTTCACGGGCGTCTTCCTACCAGTGATTCATGCGCTCAGCAGAAGACTCACCCATTTTAGGGACCAAGCAAGTAACCAGGATTTGCTGGTTGTATGTTACCCGCTGTTGGAAGCTGTTATAGATAGTCTATCTAAAAG GTTTGAATCCCTGATGTTCCGCAAAGACCTAGTCCTAGCTGCAGTGCTGCACCCGGAATTCCAGCTGAATTGGCTGAAGGATGCCGAAAAGGAATCCCTCGCCACGGAATGCCTGAAAGAAGCCGTTCGAGAGTGCTACGAAGAAGGGAATCCTTCCGAAAATTCGGACGACGAGGATGAGGACGACCTCTTCGACTTCAAGAGACCAGCACAGAAGGGGGCCAAGGAGGGCAAGTGGCATGCGGAAGTGGAGCAGTACCTCTCATTTTCGACTGGCCAAATGAAGACCCTGAATTCGTATCCTCTCATCAAGTCCCTGTTCTTGCAGTATAACACGCCCCTTCCCGCCACTGCAAATACAGAGAAAGCGTTCACCTCCTCGGGGGACATTTTCACTTTGAGAAGCGGAGTTCTGAATGACCCGTACTTTGAAGATATGGTCATAGTTAAAATGGGGATATCGTAA